Proteins encoded in a region of the Cloacibacillus sp. genome:
- a CDS encoding UvrD-helicase domain-containing protein, which produces MACELTDSLNPRQREAVAYCAGPQVVLAGAGSGKTKVLTTKIAYLIQEQGVRPWRILALTFTNKAAREMRGRAEAMMDGNLQGLELATFHAYGLRFLHRYQEAMRRAGHPYPFVIFDRNDTKSVVKRAMAELNIDPKRLDVSSALELISEAKTKSNPVTGAPKIDERWRSLYDAYSRSLKAQGALDFDDLMVLPLRILATDKEVLEHERGRYDWILVDEYQDVNHPQYLLLRILVDAGRKIMVVGDPDQSIYGWRGAEMSMILNFERDFKGAKMTILDQNYRSTGNILAGANGVIKNNDDRHPKDLWTASDMGSAIKVRRVSMDSQEAEWIAKKIEALHDDGYRYKEMAILYRMNVLSRGIEQALLERAIPYRVIRGVAFYERAEVKDALSMLRLSVNPRDMLSLGRVGNIPVRGLGKKSLELVGEKINSMEAAEAQDIWRELHENGAGLKGKQANGVKALAADMIAILENKENIGDAVRTITEVNGYDAYLREEYPDDWEERLENVLELLSIVPPESDVEQALTEIPLITDQDSAQEQEDAVNMLTLHAAKGLEFPIVFLVGLEEGIFPGARAVAGEGDISEERRLCYVGMTRAREQLYISCASSRLLFGGIQRNPMSRFIGEIPKDVIEYTDETQGGGYRADNRANGRRWRW; this is translated from the coding sequence CTCTGAACCCGCGCCAGCGCGAAGCCGTCGCCTACTGCGCCGGGCCGCAGGTGGTGCTGGCCGGCGCGGGCAGCGGCAAAACGAAGGTGTTGACCACAAAGATAGCCTATCTGATACAGGAGCAGGGAGTCCGTCCGTGGCGCATACTCGCGCTCACCTTTACAAACAAGGCGGCGCGCGAAATGCGCGGACGCGCCGAGGCTATGATGGACGGCAACCTTCAGGGGCTGGAACTGGCCACCTTCCACGCCTACGGCCTCCGCTTCCTGCACAGGTATCAAGAGGCGATGCGGCGCGCGGGCCATCCGTACCCCTTCGTAATCTTTGATAGAAACGACACAAAATCCGTAGTAAAACGCGCGATGGCGGAACTCAACATCGACCCGAAGCGGCTTGACGTCTCTTCCGCGCTTGAACTTATATCCGAAGCAAAAACAAAATCAAACCCAGTGACTGGCGCGCCTAAGATAGACGAGCGCTGGCGCTCCCTTTACGACGCCTACTCGCGTTCGCTCAAAGCGCAGGGCGCGCTTGACTTTGACGACCTCATGGTGCTGCCGCTGCGCATACTTGCAACGGACAAAGAGGTGCTGGAACACGAGCGCGGGAGATACGACTGGATACTGGTAGACGAGTATCAGGACGTCAACCATCCGCAGTATCTGCTTTTGCGCATACTTGTAGACGCTGGGCGCAAAATAATGGTAGTAGGCGACCCCGACCAGTCGATATACGGCTGGCGCGGCGCGGAGATGAGCATGATATTGAACTTTGAACGCGACTTCAAAGGCGCGAAGATGACTATACTGGACCAGAACTATCGTTCGACTGGCAACATTCTGGCCGGCGCAAACGGCGTCATCAAAAACAACGACGACCGCCACCCTAAAGACCTTTGGACGGCGTCAGATATGGGAAGCGCTATAAAGGTGCGCCGCGTTTCCATGGACTCTCAGGAGGCGGAATGGATAGCGAAAAAAATAGAGGCGCTGCATGACGACGGCTACCGATACAAAGAGATGGCGATATTGTACCGCATGAACGTCCTAAGCCGCGGCATAGAGCAGGCTTTGCTGGAACGCGCGATACCTTACAGGGTCATACGCGGCGTCGCCTTCTACGAACGCGCTGAGGTAAAAGACGCCCTCTCCATGCTGCGTCTTTCCGTAAACCCGCGCGACATGCTATCGCTTGGCAGAGTCGGAAACATTCCTGTGCGCGGCCTTGGCAAAAAGAGCCTTGAGCTCGTAGGCGAAAAAATAAATTCCATGGAGGCGGCAGAGGCCCAAGATATATGGCGCGAGCTGCACGAAAACGGCGCAGGGCTCAAAGGCAAGCAGGCAAACGGCGTGAAAGCGCTTGCGGCGGACATGATAGCCATCCTCGAAAATAAAGAAAACATAGGCGACGCGGTGCGCACCATCACGGAGGTCAACGGCTACGACGCCTATCTGCGCGAAGAATATCCCGACGACTGGGAGGAACGCCTTGAAAACGTGCTGGAACTGCTCTCCATAGTGCCGCCTGAAAGCGACGTCGAACAGGCGCTGACGGAGATACCGCTCATCACGGATCAGGATTCTGCACAGGAGCAGGAAGACGCCGTAAACATGCTGACGCTGCACGCGGCGAAAGGGCTGGAATTTCCGATAGTATTTCTCGTTGGACTTGAAGAGGGGATTTTTCCCGGCGCGCGCGCCGTGGCGGGGGAGGGCGATATTTCGGAGGAGCGCCGCCTCTGCTACGTGGGCATGACGCGAGCGCGGGAGCAGCTTTACATAAGCTGCGCGTCAAGCCGTCTGCTCTTTGGCGGCATCCAGCGCAACCCGATGTCGCGCTTCATCGGCGAGATCCCAAAGGACGTAATAGAATATACGGACGAAACGCAGGGAGGCGGTTACCGTGCCGATAATAGGGCTAACGGGCGACGTTGGCGCTGGTAA